The segment GTGCCGATGATCGACAGCCAGCGCATCACCACCGGCATGCCCTTGACCAGCGCGCAGCCCAGCGTGCGCGTCGCCGGCTTGCGGGCGAGGTGCAGGCCGATATCGTCCATCTTCACGATCAGTCCCACGACGCCGTAGACGCCGGCGGTGATCGCGACGCCGACCGCGGCGAGGACGATCGCCTGCATCGGGATCGTCTGGCTCGACACCTCGGCCAGCGCGATCGCCATGATCTCGGCCGACAGGATCAGGTCGGTGCGGATCGCCCCGGATATCTGTTCCTTCTCCAGCGTGGCCGGGTCGGTGGCGGCGACATGCTCCTCGACCGGATGATGGCCGCCCAGTGCCTCGATCACCTTCTCCGCCCCTTCGAAGCAGAGGAAGGCGCCGCCGAGCATCAGCAGCGGCGTCACCGCCCAGGGCGCGAAGGCGCTGAGCAGCAGCGCCGCGGGCAGCAGGATGAGCAGCTTGTTGCGGAGCGATCCGACCGCAATCCGCGCGATGATCGGAAGCTCGCGATCGGGCGTCAGGCCGGTGACGTAGCGCGGCGTGACCGCGGCATCGTCGACCACGACGCCGACCGCCTTGGTGCCGGCCTTGCCCGCCGCCGCGCCGACATCGTCGAGCGAGGCCGCGGCGAGCTTGGTCAGCCCCGCGATATCGTCCAGCAATGCGACCAGTCCCGACGCCATCGATCTTCCTTCCTGACCCTGCTTGGTGCATCCCTGTAGAGGGAGCGGCGAACGGGTCAAAGGCGAACTGCCTCCGTAGTGGCCGCCGGAACGAAAGGAACCCCGTGCTCCGCCCAAGACCGCGTCGTGACCAGAGGCTGCTTCTCCACCGCAAGAGCGGGACGCCGGTCTGGCTGTCGCTGCTGTGGCGGGTGGCGCTGGCCTTCGCGCTGATCGCGGTCGCGCTGGCCGGGCACTGGATCGACCGGGGCGGGCTGCGCGACAATATCGACGGCGCGATCAGCTTCGTCGACGTGCTCTATTTCACGATGATCACAGTCACCACGGTCGGCTATGGCGATATCGTGCCGGTGACCGAGCGGGCCCGCCTGTTCGACACCTTCGTCGTCACGCCGGTCCGGCTGTTCGTCTGGCTGATCTTCCTGGGGACCGCCTATGAATTCCTGCTCAAGCATGTCTGGGAGAAGTGGCGTATGAGCGTGATCCAGCGGAAGCTGCGCGGCCATGTCGTGATCGCCGGCTATGGCACGACCGGATCGGAGGCGGCGAGCGAGCTGGTCCGGCGTGGCCTCACGCCCGCCGAGATCGTCGTCATCGATCCGCGCCAGGACAATCTGCGCGCGGCCGAAGCGAGCGGCGCCAATGTGATCGACGGCGACGCGACCCGCAATTCGACCCTGGAGGCGGTGCGGGTCGCCGAAGCCAAGGCGATCATCGTCGCCGCCGGGCGTGACGATACGTCGATCCTGATCGTGCTCACCGCTCGGCGGCTGGCGCCCGGCGTGCCGATCAGCGTGATCATCCGGTCCGAGGACAATGAGGCGCTGGCGCGACAGGCGGGCGCCGACACGGTGATCAACCCGGCCAGCTTCGCCGGGCTGCTGCTGGCCGGATCGACCCATGGGCCGCACATCGCCGACTATATGGCCGACCTCGCCAATGCCGACGGGCGGGTGACGCTGCGCGAACGGGCCGTGTCGGCGGAGGAAGTGGGCAAGCCGCTGGCGGCGATCGTCACCGGCCTCGGCCTGCGGATCTACCGCGACGGGGCGCCTCACGGTTTCTGGGAGGAGGCCGCCGGCCGGCTGGAATCCGGCGACCAGATCGTCGAGGTGGTCCCGAGGAGTTGAGGCGGGGTTCCGTAGCGCGGGCCTGTCCTGTAGGATGGCGGGATGCTGTTCTCCGGTAAGCTCGCGATCCTGCGCTACGACACGCCCCAATTCTCCATCGTCCAGCGGGGCGACCATGTGCTGTGCGCGGTGACGGGGGAGCGGATTCCGCTCAACGAGCTGCGCTATTGGAGCGTCGATCATCAGGAGGCCTATCGCGGGCCGGCCGAGGCCCATGCCGCCTATGCGGCGGGCGGCGCCGCGCGGCTCAGCCGGCGAGGCTGAGCGCCACCGCTTCCGCCACCCTGATCCCGTCGACCGCGGCCGACAGGATTCCTCCCGCATAGCCCGCGCCCTCGCCTGCCGGGAACAGGCCGGCGACGTTGAGGCTCTGGAAATCCTTGCCGCGGGTGATGCGGATCGGTGACGAGGTGCGCGTCTCGACACCGGTCATGATCGCGTCGGGATCGTCATAGCGGGCGATCTGGCGACCGAAGACGGGCAGCGCCTCGCGCAGCGCGTCGATCGCGAAGTCGGGCAGGCAGAGCGACAGGTCGGTCGGGTGGACGCCCGGCTTGTAGGACGGCGTCACCGCGCCGAGCGCGGTCGAGGGGCGGCGGGCGAGGAAGTCGCCGACCAGCTGGCCGGGCGCCGCGTAGCTCGATCCGCCGGCGACGAAGGCGCGCTCCTCCCAAT is part of the Rhizorhabdus wittichii RW1 genome and harbors:
- a CDS encoding protein of unknown function DUF808 (PFAM: protein of unknown function DUF808); translated protein: MASGLVALLDDIAGLTKLAAASLDDVGAAAGKAGTKAVGVVVDDAAVTPRYVTGLTPDRELPIIARIAVGSLRNKLLILLPAALLLSAFAPWAVTPLLMLGGAFLCFEGAEKVIEALGGHHPVEEHVAATDPATLEKEQISGAIRTDLILSAEIMAIALAEVSSQTIPMQAIVLAAVGVAITAGVYGVVGLIVKMDDIGLHLARKPATRTLGCALVKGMPVVMRWLSIIGTAAMIWVGGGILVHGLEVLGFPAPAHFLHHLSEAAAHAAPAIGGIVGWLVTAFGSGIAGLAVGGAIVPIVHLAGKLRGKGH
- a CDS encoding TrkA-N domain protein (PFAM: TrkA-N domain protein; Ion transport 2 domain protein) codes for the protein MLRPRPRRDQRLLLHRKSGTPVWLSLLWRVALAFALIAVALAGHWIDRGGLRDNIDGAISFVDVLYFTMITVTTVGYGDIVPVTERARLFDTFVVTPVRLFVWLIFLGTAYEFLLKHVWEKWRMSVIQRKLRGHVVIAGYGTTGSEAASELVRRGLTPAEIVVIDPRQDNLRAAEASGANVIDGDATRNSTLEAVRVAEAKAIIVAAGRDDTSILIVLTARRLAPGVPISVIIRSEDNEALARQAGADTVINPASFAGLLLAGSTHGPHIADYMADLANADGRVTLRERAVSAEEVGKPLAAIVTGLGLRIYRDGAPHGFWEEAAGRLESGDQIVEVVPRS